In one window of Cydia fagiglandana chromosome 10, ilCydFagi1.1, whole genome shotgun sequence DNA:
- the LOC134668288 gene encoding uncharacterized protein LOC134668288, translating into MDSKDIKKQKPKTNTAQAEKRPVRVEVREGGKPAEGPPTVSKEREGGKPADRPPIVEEGGTLSSDEESGGTQREARQGTPDVLQLGGLTLNEEDALLKSPSRGETTREATPMVHEQFHKYESKAQKKKAKLLRRRAATAGEGSGIPEVFTKGEAKPGPSRRGLKIKRQSTDEGRSERPPAKRPNQGKAAAEGPRNVAKANRGLAVAVCREDGVSVDEALARLIRKRLTQLIEVVVLKVVRGEPGLVAPRFATSGLVSEGFFLVTPKTTESREWLLSQDFGELDGHKIIVRKLEQTRVQVWVPGDTDTEYVKEFLYAQNPDRPELKILHWKAVGREALELGTRLIYMVPDGVEESWGQEKTKILDFSATSVRVRILRANPNPQPSESKQEGPVEAPELKQESAEPVDVHTGGEGSMDVAGSELSE; encoded by the coding sequence ATGGATTCTAAAgacattaaaaaacaaaaaccaaaAACCAACACCGCGCAAGCGGAGAAGAGACCCGTAAGGGTAGAAGTGCGTGAGGGCGGGAAACCAGCTGAGGGACCCCCGACCGTCTCGAAAGAGCGGGAGGGCGGGAAGCCAGCTGATAGACCCCCGATCGTTGAAGAAGGTGGAACTCTGAGCTCCGACGAGGAGAGCGGAGGAACACAGAGAGAAGCAAGGCAGGGCACTCCAGATGTCTTACAACTGGGTGGCCTGACCTTGAACGAAGAGGATGCACTGCTCAAATCACCATCGAGGGGGGAAACCACTAGGGAGGCCACACCGATGGTGCATGAGCAGTTCCACAAGTACGAGTCGAAGGCTCAGAAAAAGAAAGCCAAGCTGCTTAGGAGGAGGGCTGCGACTGCTGGGGAAGGGAGTGGCATTCCCGAGGTATTTACCAAAGGGGAGGCCAAGCCCGGCCCGAGCAGACGCGGCTTAAAGATAAAACGTCAGAGTACTGATGAGGGTCGCTCGGAGCGTCCTCCAGCGAAGCGCCCGAACCAAGGCAAGGCGGCCGCGGAGGGACCACGGAACGTCGCTAAGGCGAATCGTGGGCTCGCTGTGGCTGTGTGCCGAGAGGACGGAGTTTCGGTGGATGAGGCTCTGGCGAGACTCATCAGAAAGAGGCTTACGCAGCTGATTGAGGTGGTCGTCCTGAAGGTAGTCAGGGGGGAGCCTGGCTTAGTAGCGCCAAGATTCGCTACGTCGGGGTTGGTGTCAGAAGGATTCTTCCTTGTGACACCAAAAACGACGGAGTCGAGGGAATGGCTGCTAAGTCAGGACTTCGGAGAGTTGGATGGCCACAAAATCATCGTGCGCAAGCTGGAGCAGACCAGGGTGCAGGTTTGGGTTCCGGGCGACACGGACACTGAGTACGTAAAGGAGTTCCTTTACGCTCAGAATCCCGATCGACCGGAACTCAAAATTCTGCACTGGAAGGCAGTAGGTAGGGAGGCTCTAGAGCTAGGAACCCGACTGATCTATATGGTTCCAGACGGAGTCGAGGAGAGCTGGGGGCAAGAGAAGACCAAGATTCTGGACTTCTCGGCCACCAGCGTACGAGTCCGGATTCTGAGGGCGAATCCAAATCCACAACCCTCAGAATCCAAACAAGAGGGACCAGTAGAAGCACCCGAGCTGAAGCAGGAGAGTGCTGAACCCGTCGATGTCCATACGGGAGGAGAGGGGAGTATGGATGTCGCCGGCAGTGAACTCTCCGAGTAG